TAGATCTTCCGAGCGGATATCGATTTCAATTTCATCATTAAATTCAGGCATTACTTCACACGATACGAACGAAGTATGACGGCGACCTGAAGCATCAAAAGGTGAAATTCGAACAAGGCGGTGCACTCCTTTTTCCGCTTTTAAATAGCCGTATGCGTTGTGGCCCCTAATCCCCAAAGTGACACTTTTAATACCAGCTTCATCACCTGCTAAGTAATCCAAGGTCTCCACTTTGAAGCCGCGCTTCTCTGCCCAGCGTGTATACATGCGAAGCAGCATCGAACCCCAGTCCTGTGACTCTGTTCCGCCAGCCCCAGGATGTAACTCTAATATTGCATTATTTTTATCATATGGCTCGCTTAAAAGCTGCTCTAATTCAAATTGATCAAGGCGTGCAGTCAATTGAAGGAGCTCATCCTCTAACTCCGCCTGTAACTCAGCATCGCTTTCCTCTTTGACAAGCTCATATGTTAATTCAAGATTTTCAAACGTTTCAAACATATCATAAAAAACATGTACTTGATCTTTTAAAGCATTTGATTCACTGATGACCATCTGTGCAGCATTTTGGTCATTCCAGAAATCAGGATGCTGCATCTCATCATCCAAGCTCGCAATCTTTGCCTCTTTATTTTCTAGGTCAAAGAGACCCCCTAAAGCCCGCTAAACGTTTAGCTGTTTTTTCAAGTTCATTCCGAATCTCTGCTAATTCCATATTATTCACCTCTGGTAAAATTAAAAAGCTTTTTCCGTAGTATATTCATTCATCATTTGTTAGTCCTAATCCATTATAACGAAACAGTGCGTCGAAATTCAAAGTTTGGGACATTTATATATTTACTGTAGTAAATTTCGGAACCCTCTGGTAAACCACTATTGTAAAAAAACACATCCTGCCACCAATCCCAAACAAAAAGAAAACCGGCACACAAGCCGGTCCTCCAATCCATTCAAAAATTATTTCCCTGCCCCATGACAGTTTTTGTATTTCTTGCCGCTTCCACAGCTACATGGATCGTTGCGGCCGATGGTGTCTTTTTTCACAACTGGCTTTTTCTTGACTGTTTCGCCGTCTTCTTTCGGGTTCACCGCTTCACCTTTGGCCACTTCTTGGCGCTCAAGGTTGTTGCGGATTTCAGCCTTCATGATGTACAACGATGCTTCTTCTTCAATCGAGGTAATCATTGATTCGAACATAGCGAAGCCTTCATGCTGGTATTCACGAAGCGGATCTGTTTGTCCGTATGCGCGCAAGTGGATGCCGTCGCGGAGCTGGTCCATGGTATCAATATGATCAATCCATTTAGAATCGACGGAACGAAGCACAATAACTTTTTCAAATTCACGCATTTGTTCTGATGAAAGTACATGTTCTTTTTCATCGTAACGTTCTTTTACTTTTGCAAAAATAGTGTCCGTAATTTCCTCTGGATCCTTGCCCTTTAGATCGTCGACGTTAATATCGCCTTCACGAAGGAGAGTTGCATGAGTGAAATCGACAATTGCTGGCAGATTCCATTCTTCTTCATCCTCATTCCTTGAGGCATGTGCATCAACATTGCGTCCAATCGTGCCGATAATCATTTTTTCAACAATCTCACGAAGGTTTTCAGACTCGAGTACCTCGTCGCGCTGTTTGTAAATAATTTCGCGCTGCTGGCGAAGAACATCGTCATATTGCAAGAGTTGCTTACGAGCATCGAAGTTGTTACCCTCAACACGTTTTTGCGCAGATTCAACCGCTTTTGATACCATTTTACTTTGGATTGGCTGGGTATCATCCATTCCCAAACGCTCCATCATTGATTTCATGTTGTCAGAACCGAAGCGGCGCATCAATTCATCTTCCATAGATAGATAAAATTGTGTTACCCCTGGGTCCCCTTGACGTCCAGAACGTCCACGGAGCTGGTTATCGATCCGTCGACTTTCATGGCGCTCAGTACCGATAACAGCAAGCCCGCCTACATCGGTTACACCTTGACCAAGCTTGATATCTGTACCACGACCGGCCATGTTGGTAGCAATCGTAACAGAACCAGGTTGCCCGGCTTCAGCGATGATTTCTGCTTCACGTCCATGGTTTTTCGCGTTCAAGACATTATGGCGAATCCCTTTTTTCGTTAAATATTTTGAGATCAATTCGGATGTTTCAATCGCAACTGTACCAACAAGGACTGGTTGACCATTT
The Neobacillus sp. PS3-40 genome window above contains:
- the prfB gene encoding peptide chain release factor 2 (programmed frameshift): MELAEIRNELEKTAKRLAGFRGSLDLENKEAKIASLDDEMQHPDFWNDQNAAQMVISESNALKDQVHVFYDMFETFENLELTYELVKEESDAELQAELEDELLQLTARLDQFELEQLLSEPYDKNNAILELHPGAGGTESQDWGSMLLRMYTRWAEKRGFKVETLDYLAGDEAGIKSVTLGIRGHNAYGYLKAEKGVHRLVRISPFDASGRRHTSFVSCEVMPEFNDEIEIDIRSEDLKVDTYRASGAGGQHINKTDSAIRITHIPTGIVVTCQSERSQIKNREHAMKMLKSKLYQREIEEKEKRLLEIRGEQKEIGWGSQIRSYVFHPYSMVKDHRTNTEIGNVHAVMDGELDPFIDAYLRSRIQ